The Streptomyces sp. NBC_01142 genome has a window encoding:
- a CDS encoding right-handed parallel beta-helix repeat-containing protein has protein sequence MAQGTVQVTHTGTSRWRRRTGEYPSLAAALEAAGDGDILTIGPGTYRENLVVQRAVTLRGPEGAVGSVRIAPADGVPITVRASATVQDLHVEGQDTAAPALLVEDGTPELIDLRIVTRSAAGLEVRGAARPTVRRCTVDNPAGVGIGVLDGAGGVFEECEVVAAGQSGISVRGGAHPRLERCRVHHASGAGLTVTGEGSALEAIGCEVYEIKGTGIQIASRAAAHLTDSTVHRTSGDGITLDTDAVLTLSDCDIHDIPENAIDLRSRSVLTLTRSTVRRFGRNGLSVWDPGTRVDANQCEIHDSTGDYPAVWVSDGATAVLDSCRVHDVPDAIFVLDRGSRADVVDSDLSQVRNTAVSVSDGATAQLDDCRIREASTGAWFRDHGSGGTLNGCTIDAAQTGVIVTKGADPLIERCTVTSPAEAGFYVSAQGRGTFRGCRVTGSGAYGFHVMDGCRTTLSRCRTERCARGGYELGENDGPVVEDCTSDESGVRPTTEQPAAVLTATQTAGLLSAVPGQRAPETPPDEPVRASVAVLGELDALVGLDSVKREVRTLTNMIEVGRRRQEAGLKAASVRRHLVFTGSPGTGKTTVARLYGEILASLGVLERGHLVEVSRVDLVGEHIGSTAIRTQEAFDRARGGVLFIDEAYALSPEDSGRDFGKEAIDTLVKLMEDHREAVVVIVAGYTAEMERFLSVNPGVASRFSRTITFSDYVPEELLRIVEQQAEEHEYRLGTGTGEALLKYFTALPKGPAFGNGRTARQTFESMVERHAGRVAELTEANTDDLTLLYPDDLPELP, from the coding sequence ATGGCACAGGGCACGGTCCAGGTGACGCACACCGGCACCTCGCGGTGGCGGCGCCGCACAGGCGAGTACCCCTCTCTCGCCGCAGCCCTGGAGGCCGCAGGGGACGGCGACATCCTCACCATCGGCCCCGGGACGTACCGCGAGAACCTCGTCGTCCAGCGGGCGGTCACCCTGCGCGGTCCTGAGGGTGCGGTCGGTTCGGTGCGCATCGCGCCCGCGGACGGCGTACCGATCACCGTGCGCGCCTCCGCCACCGTCCAGGACCTTCATGTGGAGGGGCAGGACACGGCCGCCCCGGCGCTCCTGGTGGAGGACGGCACGCCCGAACTGATCGACCTGCGGATCGTCACCCGCTCCGCGGCCGGTCTCGAGGTACGCGGTGCGGCCCGGCCCACCGTCCGCCGCTGTACCGTCGACAATCCGGCCGGCGTCGGCATCGGTGTACTGGACGGCGCGGGCGGGGTGTTCGAGGAGTGCGAGGTGGTCGCGGCTGGACAGTCGGGCATCTCCGTGCGCGGCGGTGCGCATCCGCGGCTGGAGCGCTGCCGGGTGCACCACGCCTCGGGCGCGGGCCTGACCGTCACCGGCGAGGGCAGCGCGCTGGAGGCCATCGGCTGCGAGGTGTACGAGATCAAGGGCACCGGCATCCAGATCGCCTCGCGCGCTGCCGCCCATCTCACGGACTCCACCGTGCACCGCACGTCGGGGGACGGCATCACACTCGACACCGACGCCGTGCTCACGCTCTCCGACTGCGACATCCATGACATCCCCGAGAACGCGATCGATCTGCGTTCCCGGTCCGTGCTGACGCTCACCCGCTCCACGGTCCGCCGCTTCGGGCGCAACGGTCTGTCCGTCTGGGACCCGGGCACGCGGGTGGACGCCAACCAGTGCGAGATCCATGACAGTACGGGCGACTACCCGGCCGTCTGGGTCAGTGACGGTGCGACGGCCGTCCTCGACTCGTGCCGTGTCCACGACGTGCCGGACGCGATCTTCGTCCTCGACCGCGGTTCACGTGCCGATGTCGTCGACAGTGACCTCTCCCAGGTCCGCAACACGGCGGTGTCGGTGAGCGACGGCGCGACCGCTCAGCTCGACGACTGCCGGATCCGGGAGGCGTCCACCGGCGCCTGGTTCCGCGACCACGGCAGCGGCGGCACACTGAACGGCTGCACCATCGACGCGGCGCAGACCGGCGTGATCGTCACCAAGGGCGCGGATCCGCTGATCGAGCGCTGCACGGTCACCTCGCCCGCGGAAGCCGGTTTCTATGTGTCGGCGCAGGGCCGCGGCACTTTCCGCGGCTGCCGGGTCACGGGCAGCGGCGCCTACGGCTTCCATGTGATGGACGGCTGCCGTACGACGCTGAGCCGGTGCCGTACGGAACGGTGTGCCCGCGGCGGCTACGAGCTCGGGGAGAACGACGGGCCCGTCGTCGAGGACTGCACCAGTGACGAGAGCGGCGTACGGCCCACGACGGAGCAGCCCGCGGCCGTGCTGACCGCGACCCAGACCGCCGGGCTGCTCTCCGCGGTCCCCGGTCAGCGAGCCCCCGAGACACCGCCGGACGAACCCGTACGCGCCTCCGTCGCCGTCCTCGGTGAACTGGACGCGCTGGTCGGCCTGGACAGCGTCAAGCGCGAGGTCCGCACGCTCACCAACATGATCGAGGTGGGCAGGCGCCGTCAGGAGGCCGGGCTGAAGGCGGCCTCCGTCCGCCGCCATCTGGTGTTCACCGGCTCCCCCGGCACCGGCAAGACAACCGTGGCGCGGCTGTACGGCGAGATTCTGGCCTCGCTCGGGGTGCTGGAGCGCGGACATCTCGTCGAAGTCTCCCGGGTCGACCTGGTCGGCGAGCACATCGGCTCCACCGCGATCCGTACCCAGGAGGCGTTCGACCGGGCGCGCGGCGGGGTGCTCTTCATCGACGAGGCGTACGCCCTGTCCCCCGAGGACTCCGGGCGGGACTTCGGCAAGGAGGCCATCGACACACTGGTGAAGCTGATGGAGGACCACCGGGAGGCGGTCGTGGTGATCGTCGCCGGGTACACCGCCGAAATGGAGCGCTTCCTCTCCGTCAACCCCGGTGTGGCATCCCGTTTCTCACGGACCATCACCTTCAGCGACTACGTCCCCGAAGAGCTGCTGCGGATCGTGGAACAGCAGGCCGAGGAGCATGAGTACCGGCTGGGAACGGGCACCGGCGAGGCGCTGCTGAAGTACTTCACGGCGCTGCCCAAGGGGCCCGCGTTCGGCAACGGCCGCACCGCGCGGCAGACGTTCGAGTCGATGGTGGAGCGGCATGCGGGCCGGGTCGCCGAGCTCACCGAGGCGAACACCGACGACCTGACCCTGCTCTACCCGGACGATCTGCCCGAACTGCCCTGA